Proteins co-encoded in one Listeria ivanovii subsp. ivanovii genomic window:
- the rpsR gene encoding 30S ribosomal protein S18: MAGGRRGGRRRKKVCYFTSNGITHIDYKDVELLKKFVSERGKILPRRVTGTSAKYQRKLTVAIKRSRQMALLPFVAEEK, translated from the coding sequence ATGGCTGGAGGACGCAGAGGCGGACGCCGTCGGAAAAAAGTATGTTACTTTACTTCCAATGGTATTACGCATATCGACTATAAAGATGTAGAACTTCTTAAAAAATTCGTTTCCGAACGTGGTAAAATTTTACCGCGTCGTGTAACTGGAACAAGCGCTAAATATCAACGTAAACTTACTGTTGCTATTAAACGCTCACGCCAAATGGCTTTACTACCATTTGTTGCTGAAGAAAAATAA
- a CDS encoding adenylosuccinate synthase: MSSVVVVGTQWGDEGKGKITDFLSENAEAIARYQGGNNAGHTIKFDGETYKLHLIPSGIFYKEKISVIGNGMVVDPKALVEELKYLHDKGVDTSNLRISNRAHIILPYHIRIDEADEERKGANKIGTTKKGIGPAYMDKAARVGIRIIDLLDKETFKEKLAHNLGEKNRLLERFYELEGFKLEDILEEYYEYGQQFKDYVCDTSVVLNDALDDGKRVLFEGAQGVMLDIDQGTYPFVTSSNPIAGGVTIGSGVGPSKINHVVGVAKAYTTRVGDGPFPTELFDAIGDNIREVGREYGTTTGRPRRVGWFDSVVVRHARRVSGLTDLSLTLLDVLTGIETLKICVAYKLDGKTITEFPASLKDLARCEPVYEELPGWTEDITGVSSLDDLPANCRHYMERIAQLTGVQVSMFSVGPDRAQTHVVKSVWRLA, translated from the coding sequence ATGTCTTCAGTTGTTGTAGTAGGAACACAGTGGGGCGATGAAGGAAAAGGGAAGATTACAGATTTTCTTTCCGAGAATGCAGAAGCGATTGCTAGATATCAAGGTGGGAACAATGCAGGTCATACAATCAAGTTTGATGGCGAAACGTATAAATTACACTTAATTCCATCAGGTATTTTTTACAAAGAGAAAATTAGTGTAATTGGGAACGGTATGGTTGTTGATCCAAAGGCTTTAGTGGAGGAATTAAAATATCTTCATGATAAAGGCGTGGATACTTCTAATCTCCGTATCTCTAATCGCGCGCATATTATTTTACCGTATCACATTCGCATTGATGAAGCAGATGAAGAACGCAAAGGCGCGAATAAAATCGGTACAACAAAAAAAGGAATTGGCCCAGCTTACATGGACAAAGCAGCTCGTGTTGGGATTCGGATTATCGATTTACTAGATAAAGAAACGTTTAAAGAAAAATTAGCGCACAACCTTGGCGAGAAAAATCGCTTATTAGAGCGCTTTTATGAATTAGAAGGTTTCAAATTAGAAGACATTTTAGAAGAGTATTATGAATATGGTCAACAATTTAAAGATTATGTTTGCGATACATCGGTTGTATTAAATGATGCACTTGATGACGGGAAACGCGTTTTATTTGAAGGTGCACAAGGGGTTATGCTTGATATTGACCAAGGAACCTATCCATTTGTAACTTCAAGTAACCCAATTGCTGGCGGAGTTACTATCGGTAGTGGTGTTGGTCCATCGAAAATTAACCATGTTGTTGGTGTAGCAAAAGCTTATACTACTCGTGTTGGTGATGGTCCGTTTCCAACTGAACTATTTGATGCTATTGGCGATAATATTCGTGAAGTTGGTCGTGAATACGGAACAACTACTGGGCGTCCGCGTCGTGTTGGTTGGTTCGATAGTGTAGTTGTTCGTCATGCTCGTCGCGTTAGTGGCTTGACGGACTTATCGCTTACTTTGTTAGATGTGCTTACAGGAATTGAAACACTGAAAATCTGTGTAGCGTACAAGTTAGATGGAAAAACTATTACAGAATTCCCGGCTAGCCTAAAAGATTTGGCTCGCTGTGAACCTGTATATGAAGAATTACCTGGTTGGACAGAAGATATTACTGGTGTTAGCTCACTGGATGACCTTCCAGCGAATTGTCGCCACTATATGGAACGTATTGCGCAACTAACAGGCGTACAAGTTTCGATGTTCTCTGTAGGTCCTGACCGCGCACAAACACATGTTGTAAAAAGTGTATGGCGTTTAGCTTAA
- a CDS encoding sensor histidine kinase, whose amino-acid sequence MFSILMAIIQMTGIFLAIQILTNKVFSIKEGLVTVAIAMLAFPLFTLVQYWSMIFVLIVFVSALYWKNKSIVASASITLAVIILLTISDSIVGFVLVPGLNFKYDDIFNELVPTLIYCVGMLANLLVFSFVLRKLLGKINIARFVEHRKYAYIILSIVTLTVLAFYMNIYAGSLAGYNSTILKTNTLIFTGYTILLIVIVLVVIKTATNELKVQNQKEQLEQLQDYVTTLESLHREMRVFRHDYVNILSTLVGYIDNNDMPGLKFYFENNIIPINKTIESNNYKISLLQNIHVIELKGLLAVKLIRAQELKIDAILEVVEPIDKIAMDSIDLCKAVGILLDNAVDAALTCENPVIRIAFVKKDDSILIVFANSLPMNMPPIYKIFEEGFSTKGEGRGLGLASLREIMQKYSHVALDTRVTNREVIQELEIM is encoded by the coding sequence ATGTTTAGTATTTTGATGGCAATTATACAGATGACGGGTATTTTTCTAGCTATACAGATTTTAACAAACAAAGTATTTTCAATTAAAGAGGGATTGGTTACCGTGGCAATTGCTATGCTAGCCTTTCCTTTATTTACATTAGTTCAATACTGGTCGATGATTTTTGTGTTGATAGTTTTTGTAAGTGCACTGTATTGGAAAAATAAAAGCATTGTAGCTTCAGCATCAATCACACTCGCTGTCATCATTTTGCTTACTATTAGCGATTCGATAGTAGGTTTTGTTTTAGTACCCGGTTTGAATTTTAAGTACGATGACATATTTAATGAATTAGTACCAACATTAATATATTGCGTGGGGATGCTTGCGAACTTATTGGTGTTTTCGTTTGTTTTAAGAAAATTACTTGGTAAGATCAACATTGCAAGATTTGTGGAACATAGAAAATATGCATATATTATTTTATCTATTGTTACACTTACGGTATTGGCTTTTTATATGAATATATACGCTGGCTCGCTTGCCGGATATAATAGCACCATTTTGAAAACAAATACATTAATTTTTACAGGATATACTATTTTACTAATTGTTATTGTGCTGGTTGTTATTAAAACAGCGACCAATGAACTAAAAGTACAAAATCAGAAAGAACAGCTCGAACAGTTGCAGGATTATGTTACTACCCTAGAATCCTTGCATAGAGAAATGAGAGTTTTTCGTCATGATTATGTCAATATTCTTTCGACACTTGTAGGATATATTGATAATAATGATATGCCAGGTTTGAAGTTTTACTTTGAAAATAATATTATACCTATAAATAAAACAATTGAGTCAAATAACTATAAGATTTCATTACTTCAAAACATTCACGTTATTGAACTTAAAGGACTTTTAGCGGTTAAATTGATTCGAGCGCAAGAATTGAAAATTGATGCGATTTTAGAAGTAGTTGAACCTATCGATAAAATTGCGATGGATAGCATTGATTTGTGTAAAGCTGTAGGAATTCTATTAGATAATGCGGTTGATGCAGCGTTAACTTGTGAAAATCCAGTTATCCGGATTGCCTTTGTGAAAAAAGACGACAGCATACTAATTGTGTTTGCGAATAGCTTACCAATGAATATGCCACCAATTTATAAAATATTTGAAGAAGGGTTCTCCACGAAAGGGGAAGGTCGTGGATTGGGTCTTGCTAGTTTACGTGAAATTATGCAAAAGTACTCGCATGTTGCCTTAGATACAAGAGTAACAAATAGAGAAGTTATTCAAGAATTAGAAATTATGTAG
- the rplI gene encoding 50S ribosomal protein L9, translating into MKVIFLKDVKGKGKKGETKNVADGYANNFLIKNGYAVEASNAALSTLSAQKKKEDKLAAEELAEAKALKEKMEKLTVELKAKSGEGGRLFGSITSKQIAQTLEKTHGIKIDKRKMDLPEAIRALGHTKVPVKLHHEVTATLDVHVSEE; encoded by the coding sequence ATGAAAGTTATTTTCTTGAAAGACGTAAAAGGTAAAGGTAAAAAAGGTGAAACAAAAAATGTTGCTGATGGTTATGCAAACAATTTTTTAATTAAAAATGGCTATGCTGTTGAGGCTAGTAATGCGGCTTTAAGCACACTTTCCGCTCAAAAGAAAAAAGAAGATAAACTAGCAGCGGAAGAACTAGCTGAAGCGAAAGCGTTAAAAGAAAAAATGGAAAAATTAACAGTGGAATTAAAAGCGAAGTCTGGTGAAGGCGGCAGATTGTTTGGTTCGATTACTTCTAAGCAAATTGCTCAAACGCTTGAAAAAACACATGGTATTAAAATAGATAAACGTAAAATGGACTTGCCAGAAGCAATTCGAGCTTTAGGGCATACGAAAGTTCCTGTGAAGCTGCATCACGAAGTAACAGCAACACTGGATGTACATGTTAGTGAAGAATAA
- the dnaB gene encoding replicative DNA helicase, giving the protein MDNNFQDRTPPQNIEAEQAVLGAIFLEPNALITASEILMPDDFYRTGHQLIFETMLDLNDHGKAVDVLTVYEALAAKGNLEDVGGLPYLTELSGAVPTAANLEYYAHIIEDKALLRRLIRTATQIATDGYSREDELDMLMDEAEKSILEVSQRKNVGAFKNIKDVLVKTYDDIEILHNRKGDITGIPTGFNELDKMTAGFQRNDLIIVAARPSVGKTAFALNIAQNVATKTDENVAIFSLEMGAEQLVMRMLCAEGNINAQNLRTGALTSDDWQKLTIAMGTLSNSGIYIDDTPGVRVNEIRSKCRRLKQETGLGMIVIDYLQLIAGSGRGGENRQQEVSEISRSLKALARELEVPVIALSQLSRSVEQRQDKRPMMSDIRESGSIEQDADIVAFLYREDYYDREGENDGTIEIIIAKQRNGPVGDVKLAFVKEYNKFVNLEVRYDDAMA; this is encoded by the coding sequence GTGGATAATAATTTCCAGGACAGAACACCACCACAAAATATTGAAGCCGAACAAGCTGTACTGGGCGCGATATTTCTTGAGCCTAATGCGCTGATTACTGCTTCTGAAATTTTAATGCCGGATGATTTTTATCGAACTGGTCATCAATTGATTTTCGAAACGATGCTTGATTTGAATGACCACGGGAAGGCTGTCGACGTATTAACCGTTTATGAGGCACTTGCTGCGAAAGGTAATTTGGAAGATGTAGGTGGCTTGCCTTATTTGACGGAATTATCCGGAGCTGTGCCAACCGCGGCAAACTTAGAATACTATGCGCATATTATCGAGGACAAGGCGCTTTTAAGACGTTTAATTCGAACTGCGACCCAAATTGCCACAGATGGCTATTCGCGTGAAGACGAGCTGGATATGCTGATGGACGAGGCAGAAAAGAGCATCTTGGAAGTTTCACAACGAAAAAATGTTGGAGCTTTCAAGAATATTAAAGATGTTTTGGTTAAAACCTATGATGATATTGAAATTTTGCACAATCGCAAAGGGGATATTACTGGTATTCCTACAGGGTTTAATGAGCTTGATAAGATGACAGCCGGATTTCAGCGCAATGATTTAATTATCGTTGCAGCACGTCCTTCTGTTGGTAAAACTGCCTTTGCATTAAATATTGCTCAAAACGTAGCGACTAAAACAGATGAGAATGTGGCTATTTTCAGTCTCGAAATGGGTGCGGAACAACTTGTTATGCGGATGCTTTGTGCGGAAGGTAATATTAATGCACAGAATTTACGGACAGGTGCCTTGACTAGTGATGATTGGCAAAAGCTAACCATTGCGATGGGGACACTTTCTAATTCGGGGATTTATATTGATGATACCCCTGGTGTTCGCGTGAATGAGATTCGTTCCAAATGTCGTCGTTTAAAACAAGAAACGGGTCTTGGCATGATTGTAATCGACTACTTGCAACTAATTGCTGGGAGTGGTCGTGGTGGTGAGAATAGGCAACAAGAGGTTTCCGAGATTTCGCGGTCGCTAAAAGCATTAGCTCGGGAACTCGAAGTACCAGTTATTGCACTTTCGCAGTTATCTCGTAGTGTAGAGCAACGTCAAGATAAACGACCAATGATGTCAGATATTCGTGAATCTGGTTCGATTGAGCAAGATGCCGATATCGTCGCCTTTTTATACCGGGAAGACTATTATGACCGGGAAGGCGAAAATGATGGCACAATTGAGATTATTATAGCAAAACAGCGTAATGGTCCGGTTGGTGACGTTAAGCTTGCTTTTGTAAAAGAGTACAATAAGTTTGTGAATTTAGAAGTGCGTTATGATGACGCCATGGCTTAA
- a CDS encoding accessory gene regulator ArgB-like protein has translation MSNFTAKVPLSERMADVLISKDRWKDDEEGYLKVKYGLEIIIINVMKFAIVYGLALVTGVLLQTMTVHLSYLWLRRYSFGLHATKTLNCTLMSLAMFVLTPLVFQNVLSNNWIVLGAFGFILLNIYFFAPADTENLPLIGEEHRKNLKRKAMIGTLILTGIALLVPFAEMKTLIMIGSLFQVISINPITYKLLKRRYRNYEKYE, from the coding sequence TTGAGTAATTTTACTGCAAAAGTCCCTTTGTCAGAACGGATGGCAGATGTTTTGATTTCAAAAGATCGCTGGAAAGATGACGAAGAAGGTTATTTAAAAGTAAAATATGGGCTGGAAATAATAATAATTAATGTCATGAAGTTTGCAATCGTATACGGTTTGGCTCTAGTAACAGGGGTTTTACTGCAAACAATGACAGTGCATTTGTCATATTTATGGCTTAGAAGGTATTCATTTGGACTGCACGCAACCAAAACATTGAATTGTACATTAATGAGCTTAGCAATGTTTGTGCTTACACCATTAGTCTTTCAAAACGTACTTTCTAATAATTGGATTGTTTTAGGCGCATTTGGTTTTATACTACTCAACATATACTTTTTCGCTCCGGCAGATACAGAGAATTTGCCATTAATCGGTGAAGAACACCGGAAAAACTTAAAAAGAAAAGCGATGATAGGGACGCTGATTTTGACGGGAATAGCGTTACTTGTACCATTCGCAGAGATGAAAACATTAATCATGATAGGCTCTTTGTTTCAGGTAATTAGTATTAATCCAATAACTTACAAACTATTAAAAAGGAGGTATCGGAACTATGAAAAATATGAATAA
- a CDS encoding LytR/AlgR family response regulator transcription factor: MLPVFICEDNRMQRERLTKYIEDYIMVEHFDMKLALSTGNPYELVSRMPRHQGMGLYFLDIDLGQPDMNGFELAQEIRKFDPRGFIIFITTHAELSYMTFTYKVEALDYIIKDDIDTLHERVLACMKQAEERISNDQDMQKYFTFKVSDKKIIHELLDDILFFETAPTIHKVILHGKNRQVEFYGKLKSIEKMLDESFYRCHRSYIVNKKNIHELDAIKGVVKMSNGESCYASSKLIKSLSL, translated from the coding sequence ATGCTACCGGTTTTTATTTGTGAAGATAACAGAATGCAACGGGAAAGGCTAACAAAATATATTGAAGACTATATTATGGTCGAACATTTTGACATGAAGTTGGCGCTTTCGACAGGGAATCCGTATGAGTTAGTGTCGCGAATGCCTAGGCACCAAGGGATGGGGCTATATTTCTTAGATATTGATTTAGGACAGCCAGATATGAATGGCTTTGAACTCGCACAAGAAATCCGAAAATTTGATCCTCGTGGTTTCATCATTTTTATCACAACCCATGCAGAGCTTAGTTATATGACATTCACGTATAAAGTGGAAGCGCTCGATTATATAATAAAAGACGATATTGATACATTGCATGAACGAGTTTTGGCTTGTATGAAGCAAGCAGAAGAGCGGATTTCGAACGACCAAGATATGCAGAAATATTTTACATTTAAAGTTTCCGACAAGAAGATTATTCATGAACTATTAGATGATATTTTATTTTTCGAGACAGCACCTACGATTCATAAAGTAATTTTACATGGCAAAAACCGCCAAGTAGAGTTTTACGGAAAGTTAAAAAGTATTGAGAAAATGTTAGACGAGTCGTTTTATCGATGCCATCGCTCTTATATTGTCAATAAGAAGAATATCCATGAGCTTGATGCAATAAAAGGCGTTGTAAAAATGTCTAACGGAGAAAGTTGTTACGCGTCATCTAAGTTGATTAAGAGCTTAAGTTTATAA
- a CDS encoding WXG100 family type VII secretion target codes for MSGQIRMSPSELRDRAKTYGQSGRDIEDILSRLSQLQDQLRSEWEGQAFARFDDQFEQLKPKVTEFANLMDQINDQLEKTANAVEEHDQQLSQNFGF; via the coding sequence ATGTCAGGTCAAATTCGTATGAGTCCAAGTGAATTACGTGATCGCGCTAAAACTTACGGTCAAAGTGGTAGAGACATTGAGGATATCTTAAGCCGTTTAAGCCAATTGCAAGACCAACTTCGCAGTGAATGGGAAGGGCAAGCTTTTGCACGTTTTGATGATCAATTTGAGCAATTAAAACCAAAAGTTACTGAATTCGCAAACTTAATGGATCAAATTAATGATCAACTTGAGAAGACAGCAAACGCAGTAGAAGAGCACGATCAACAACTTTCTCAAAATTTCGGATTCTAA
- the pdeA gene encoding cyclic-di-AMP phosphodiesterase PdeA — MSGYFQKRMLKYPLYGLIAATVILSVITFFFSWWLSALIVVGGIILTVAMFYFEYRLNEDVQKYVSNLTYRIKRSEEEALVEMPMGILLYDEHYKIEWVNPFMSKYFDKAELIGESLEEVGPEFLDVIAGNDDDGIMSIAWREHRFDTIVKRKERILYLYDRTEYYELNKKFQANKSVFAVIFLDNYDEWAQGMDDRRRSALNNLVTSMLTNWAREHRIYLKRISSDRFMAFLTEEMLKRLEAEKFQILDRIRERTSKQNIPLTLSIGIGYKEEDLIKLADLAQSSLDLALGRGGDQVVIKQPEGKVRFYGGKTNPMEKRTRVRARVISQALQELINQSDQVFVMGHRYPDMDVIGSSLGVMRIAEMNDRNAYVVVEPGKMSPDVKRLMNEIEEYPNVIKNIVTPQVALENITEKSLLVVVDTHKPSMVINKELLDSATNVVVVDHHRRSEEFVGNPVLVYIEPYASSTAELITELFEYQPDLEQVGKIEATALLSGIVVDTKNFTLRTGSRTFDAASYLRSLGADTILVQQFLKEDITTFTQRSRLVESLEIYHDGMAIATGHEDEEFGTVIAAQAADTMLSMEGVQASFVITLRPDKLIGISARSLGQINVQVIMEKLGGGGHLSNAATQLKDVTIAEAKKQLISAIDAYWKGET, encoded by the coding sequence ATGTCAGGCTATTTTCAAAAAAGAATGCTTAAATATCCTTTATACGGTCTGATTGCAGCGACAGTTATTTTGAGCGTAATCACGTTCTTTTTTTCATGGTGGTTATCTGCTTTAATTGTAGTTGGTGGAATTATTCTCACGGTGGCGATGTTTTACTTTGAGTATCGGCTGAATGAGGATGTTCAAAAGTATGTTTCTAACTTAACGTACCGGATAAAGCGCAGTGAAGAAGAAGCGCTTGTTGAAATGCCGATGGGGATATTGTTGTATGATGAACATTACAAAATTGAATGGGTAAATCCATTTATGTCCAAATACTTTGATAAGGCCGAATTAATTGGGGAGTCTTTGGAAGAAGTAGGACCAGAATTTTTAGATGTAATTGCCGGAAATGATGATGACGGGATTATGTCGATTGCTTGGCGTGAACATAGGTTTGATACAATCGTGAAGCGTAAAGAACGGATTTTGTATTTATATGATCGAACAGAATACTATGAACTAAATAAGAAATTCCAAGCGAATAAATCGGTGTTTGCTGTTATTTTCCTAGATAACTATGATGAATGGGCGCAAGGAATGGACGATAGACGTCGTAGTGCGCTAAATAATTTGGTGACCTCAATGCTGACAAACTGGGCTCGCGAACATCGAATTTATTTGAAACGAATTTCTTCGGACCGCTTTATGGCCTTTTTGACGGAAGAAATGTTGAAGCGGTTAGAGGCAGAGAAATTCCAAATCTTAGACCGAATTCGAGAACGCACTTCAAAACAAAACATTCCGTTGACGCTAAGTATTGGGATTGGTTATAAAGAAGAAGATTTGATTAAACTTGCTGATTTGGCGCAGTCTAGCTTAGACCTTGCTTTAGGCCGTGGTGGAGACCAGGTCGTTATTAAGCAACCAGAAGGAAAAGTACGCTTCTACGGAGGTAAAACAAACCCGATGGAAAAACGGACCCGCGTTCGCGCACGTGTTATTTCACAGGCTTTACAAGAGCTAATCAACCAAAGCGATCAAGTTTTTGTTATGGGGCATCGTTATCCAGATATGGATGTAATCGGCTCAAGTCTTGGCGTAATGCGGATTGCTGAGATGAACGACCGGAATGCTTATGTCGTTGTTGAACCTGGCAAAATGAGTCCAGATGTAAAACGACTTATGAACGAAATTGAAGAATATCCGAATGTGATTAAAAATATTGTGACACCACAAGTTGCGCTCGAAAATATTACCGAGAAGAGCTTGCTTGTTGTAGTGGATACACATAAGCCTTCGATGGTTATTAATAAGGAATTGCTTGATTCAGCGACGAATGTAGTGGTGGTCGACCATCATCGTCGTTCTGAGGAATTTGTTGGCAATCCAGTGCTAGTTTATATTGAACCATATGCTTCGTCTACAGCTGAACTGATTACCGAGCTATTTGAGTACCAACCTGATTTAGAACAAGTTGGGAAAATCGAAGCAACCGCGCTACTATCTGGAATTGTTGTTGATACGAAGAACTTTACACTTCGAACTGGATCAAGAACCTTTGATGCAGCGAGCTATTTACGGTCGCTTGGAGCAGATACGATTTTAGTGCAGCAATTTTTGAAAGAAGATATTACGACGTTTACACAGCGTAGTCGTTTAGTTGAGTCGCTGGAGATTTATCATGATGGTATGGCAATTGCAACTGGCCATGAAGATGAGGAATTCGGTACGGTGATTGCGGCACAGGCTGCGGACACGATGCTTTCAATGGAAGGTGTACAGGCATCCTTTGTCATTACGCTACGTCCAGATAAATTAATTGGAATCAGCGCGCGGTCGCTTGGCCAAATCAATGTGCAAGTCATTATGGAAAAACTTGGTGGTGGTGGTCATTTATCGAATGCAGCCACACAACTTAAAGATGTTACAATTGCAGAAGCAAAAAAACAATTAATTAGCGCCATTGATGCGTATTGGAAGGGAGAAACATAA
- a CDS encoding cyclic lactone autoinducer peptide: MKNMNKTVGKFLSKKLEEQSMKVADSSMSKACFMFVYEPKSPFVKMQEKNENK; the protein is encoded by the coding sequence ATGAAAAATATGAATAAAACAGTTGGTAAATTCCTTTCTAAAAAGTTAGAAGAACAATCCATGAAAGTTGCGGATTCTTCTATGAGTAAAGCATGCTTCATGTTTGTATACGAACCAAAAAGTCCATTCGTAAAAATGCAAGAAAAAAACGAAAATAAATAA
- a CDS encoding PepSY domain-containing protein — MYKKLAAVGMTVLLVGALSACSFNDDKDTSSNNGSEKTNKSSSNDSSSADSLQKKSFDMSYEDAINAFKEKHSDAEISSVELEKNLGKYVYTVDGISDDNEYEMKFNAETKEQMSDETDRLDAEDAGGVEKANEKLDLDGIKTPQEAMDKAVSEQAGDVTSWTIERELDTTYYEVTVKQDNNKYEIKLNAKTLEVLQTEQDD, encoded by the coding sequence ATGTATAAAAAATTAGCAGCAGTAGGGATGACGGTATTATTAGTAGGGGCTTTGTCAGCATGTAGTTTTAATGATGATAAGGATACATCCTCAAATAATGGCAGCGAAAAAACTAATAAGAGCAGCAGTAACGACAGTAGTTCAGCAGATAGCTTACAAAAGAAAAGCTTTGATATGAGCTATGAAGATGCAATAAACGCATTTAAAGAGAAACATAGTGATGCGGAAATTTCTAGCGTGGAATTAGAGAAAAACCTAGGGAAATATGTATACACAGTGGATGGTATTTCAGACGATAATGAATATGAAATGAAATTCAATGCTGAAACAAAAGAACAGATGAGTGATGAAACAGATCGTCTTGACGCAGAAGATGCTGGTGGAGTTGAAAAAGCAAACGAAAAACTTGATTTAGATGGTATTAAAACGCCACAAGAAGCAATGGACAAAGCAGTTAGCGAACAAGCTGGCGATGTAACAAGCTGGACTATTGAAAGAGAATTAGATACAACTTATTATGAAGTAACAGTGAAACAAGATAACAATAAATACGAAATCAAATTAAACGCAAAAACATTAGAAGTTCTTCAAACAGAACAAGACGACTAA